Proteins from a single region of Hordeum vulgare subsp. vulgare chromosome 6H, MorexV3_pseudomolecules_assembly, whole genome shotgun sequence:
- the LOC123402255 gene encoding NAC domain-containing protein 7-like: MDTFSHVPPGFRFHPTDEELVDYYLRKKVASKKIDLDVIKDVDLYKIEPWDLQEKCKIGMEEQNDWYFFSHKDKKYPTGTRTNRATSAGFWKATGRDKPIYTNHCLVGMRKTLVFYKGRAPNGQKSDWIMHEYRLETNENGATPEEGWVVCRVFKKRVATVRRMADMSSPCWFDDHGTGGAFMPDLDSPRQLGYQHHHPQNLAAYHSQPQQQQHLYHCKPELEYHHLLPQEAFMQQLPHLESPKPTANIGHGSSSSSSLPLSTSNHPLAHDGASRFAAHQPQMDHALYAGDSSATDWRLLDKFVASQLFSHDGTNPKEQATHPNPAVQVFQAENRHEQALDYASTSADGGSAHLWK; this comes from the exons ATGGACACTTTCTCCCATGTTCCGCCGGGTTTCCGGTTCCATCCTACTGACGAGGAGCTCGTCGATTATTACCTGAGGAAGAAGGTGGCATCAAAGAAGATTGACCTTGACGTCATAAAGGACGTCGATTTGTACAAAATCGAGCCATGGGATCTCCAAG aaaagtgcaagATCGGTATGGAGGAGCAAAACGACTGGTACTTCTTCAGCCACAAGGACAAGAAGTACCCGACGGGCACCCGCACCAACAGGGCGACGAGCGCCGGGTTCTGGAAGGCGACGGGGAGGGACAAGCCCATCTACACCAACCACTGCCTCGTCGGGATGAGGAAGACGCTCGTCTTCTACAAGGGTCGTGCGCCCAACGGCCAGAAGTCGGACTGGATCATGCACGAGTACCGCCTCGAGACCAACGAGAATGGAGCCACGCCC GAGGAAGGATGGGTGGTCTGCCGGGTGTTCAAGAAGCGAGTCGCGACTGTGCGGAGGATGGCAGATATGAGCTCGCCTTGCTGGTTCGACGACCATGGGACTGGTGGTGCGTTCATGCCGGACCTCGACTCGCCGAGGCAGCTCGGGTaccagcaccaccacccccaGAACTTGGCGGCGTACCACAGCcagccgcagcagcagcagcatctgTACCACTGCAAGCCGGAGCTGGAGTACCATCACCTCCTGCCGCAGGAGGCCTTCATGCAACAGCTTCCTCATCTGGAGAGCCCCAAGCCTACAGCCAACATTGGccacggcagcagcagcagcagcagcctacCGTTGTCCACCAGCAACCACCCCCTTGCGCACGACGGAGCCTCCAGGTTCGCCGCACATCAACCGCAGATGgatcatgcgctttacgccggtGACTCATCGGCCACAGACTGGAGGCTCCTCGACAAGTTCGTCGCGTCTCAGCTGTTCAGCCATGACGGTACCAATCCCAAGGAGCAGGCCACTCACCCCAATCCGGCTGTGCAGGTGTTTCAGGCTGAGAACAGGCATGAACAGGCCTTGGACTACGCTTCGACGTCTGCTGACGGAGGCTCGGCTCATCTGTGGAAATAG